In one Legionella clemsonensis genomic region, the following are encoded:
- a CDS encoding beta/alpha barrel domain-containing protein, with protein MKTIEILDVSLRDGGHRTNFHFSDQELQHILTALDKSGIEYIEIGYRNGLAGLASPVGRAGLCERDYLYFCQSLIKHAKIAVMIHPQNILESDLLELKKCGVTLIRVCVLKDKLIDALSFFKKVKNLSLKLSINFTNMSHYQPAELDGLIKQIIQFEPDMIYFADSNGSITPEKISMIYQKYTQQYAIPFGFHAHDNLGLAQANALAAIHSGATFIDASLAGMGKGIGNLKTEFFAAYLQATKTKTYNLAELLTASNYVRHALGIGHEPIEWDEFNRGISDPAY; from the coding sequence ATGAAAACAATTGAAATTCTGGATGTCTCTTTAAGAGATGGTGGGCATAGAACAAATTTTCATTTTAGTGATCAGGAATTGCAACATATCTTAACTGCCCTCGATAAATCCGGTATTGAATATATTGAAATTGGCTATCGTAATGGGCTTGCAGGTTTAGCCAGTCCCGTTGGAAGAGCGGGATTGTGTGAAAGAGATTACCTTTATTTTTGTCAATCCTTAATCAAGCACGCAAAAATTGCCGTCATGATTCATCCGCAAAATATTTTAGAGTCAGATCTCTTAGAATTGAAAAAATGCGGGGTCACATTAATCCGGGTCTGCGTCCTTAAAGATAAATTGATTGATGCGCTATCGTTTTTTAAAAAAGTGAAGAATTTATCTCTGAAACTTTCTATTAATTTTACCAATATGTCGCACTACCAGCCAGCCGAACTGGATGGACTGATAAAACAAATCATTCAGTTTGAGCCAGATATGATTTATTTTGCGGATTCAAATGGAAGTATTACTCCTGAAAAAATTAGTATGATTTACCAAAAATACACGCAGCAATATGCTATTCCATTCGGTTTTCATGCTCATGATAATCTTGGTCTGGCACAGGCAAATGCCTTGGCGGCTATTCACTCTGGGGCTACATTTATTGATGCTTCTTTGGCTGGTATGGGAAAAGGAATCGGGAATTTAAAAACGGAATTTTTTGCTGCTTATTTACAAGCCACAAAAACAAAAACATATAATCTTGCAGAATTATTAACAGCTTCAAATTATGTCCGTCATGCGCTAGGTATTGGACATGAACCCATTGAATGGGATGAATTCAATCGCGGTATTTCTGATCCCGCTTATTAA
- a CDS encoding Dps family protein gives MDEIIKKLSVLMADTYAIYLKTQNYHWHVTGPQFKGMHELFEMQYQELAEAVDAVAERIRTLGHNTPATFKEFENLKRIKDGDANKNANEMVIDLAHDHETLVRDLNQALALAQENKDEGTANLLGDRIAAHEKARWMLNASREKA, from the coding sequence ATGGATGAAATTATCAAAAAATTATCAGTTTTAATGGCAGATACTTACGCTATTTATTTAAAAACCCAAAATTACCACTGGCATGTCACCGGGCCTCAATTTAAGGGAATGCACGAATTGTTTGAGATGCAATATCAGGAGTTGGCAGAAGCTGTTGATGCTGTTGCAGAGCGTATTCGCACTTTGGGACATAATACTCCGGCTACTTTCAAAGAATTTGAAAATTTAAAACGAATAAAGGATGGAGATGCTAATAAAAATGCTAATGAGATGGTGATAGATTTAGCTCATGATCATGAGACGCTGGTAAGAGACTTAAATCAGGCACTTGCACTTGCTCAGGAAAATAAAGATGAAGGTACAGCTAATCTGTTAGGGGATAGAATTGCTGCGCATGAGAAAGCACGTTGGATGCTTAATGCTTCTCGAGAAAAAGCTTAA
- a CDS encoding spermidine synthase — translation MQFLFSIGLFLSASLLFVIQPMVAKVLLPVYGGTPAVWTVCMLFFQAMLLVSYGYAWLLSKLATAWEWRFTHSLLVVVSLLGFPFLFVVFPEKGIPEFIILRHLISQLGLPLLVIAASAPLLQFAYSQTRGKKASDPYFLYVASNAGSLLALLAYPWIIERFVGLKTQFYGWTIGYMMYLVVLGSLLFGTSYQPLIKQKIASYSLSRLLKFQWIGYSFVPCSLLLGVTFYITTDIAATPVFWVLPLALYLLSFMITFAEKPPIPFPWIEKNALFFFIFPVVGFILGSAVPAWQFIFFHLLNFFIFALLCHGRLIQSRPPASQLTSFYFCLALGGMLAGVFNSLIAPRLFNDAYEYPLVLALGMLCIPKNKTKGMTLTPLVVLLLLLINYYLPNLGWLAIVKKYKVAEFLSLCMIMCWPGNRITLFVSVCILFVFLFYPGLKHSTILFQQRNFYGVKKVSAIPGSNVLISQNTVHGFQLTHLEKIDHGALGYYGPSAQVVKLFRQRKAPLNAMILGLGTGMMACQYEGDDKLSMVDIDKQVIEIAKDPRLFTYLRDCPPQVSLEEGDGRLVVQNIPDSSIDILVIDAFSSDSIPIHLLTLEAFQLYLKKITPDGLILVHISNRHLNLLPVLTAVGRQLDLIVLHKFQPADAKTGQLASEWGLLTANQQFAISLMRTAGWRFVTEGEEHLWTDDYSNLIPLLKW, via the coding sequence ATGCAATTTCTTTTTTCAATAGGTCTTTTTTTAAGCGCAAGTCTATTATTTGTTATCCAGCCCATGGTAGCAAAAGTTTTACTTCCTGTTTATGGAGGCACACCTGCTGTATGGACAGTTTGTATGCTTTTTTTTCAAGCTATGTTACTGGTATCCTACGGTTATGCGTGGTTGCTTAGCAAACTAGCTACAGCTTGGGAGTGGCGTTTTACTCATAGTCTTTTAGTAGTGGTAAGTCTGCTAGGTTTTCCCTTTTTATTTGTTGTTTTTCCAGAAAAAGGTATCCCTGAGTTTATTATTTTGCGGCACTTGATTTCTCAGTTGGGTCTCCCATTATTAGTGATAGCCGCTTCAGCGCCACTCTTACAATTTGCCTATAGTCAAACCCGAGGTAAAAAGGCCAGTGATCCTTATTTTTTATACGTGGCAAGTAACGCAGGGAGTTTACTGGCTTTATTGGCCTATCCCTGGATTATTGAAAGATTTGTAGGATTAAAAACGCAATTTTATGGCTGGACGATAGGTTATATGATGTATCTTGTTGTGTTAGGGAGTCTTCTTTTTGGTACATCTTATCAACCTTTGATAAAACAAAAAATTGCAAGCTACTCATTATCACGGTTGCTCAAGTTTCAATGGATTGGATATAGCTTTGTTCCATGCAGTTTGCTTTTAGGCGTTACTTTTTATATTACTACTGATATTGCAGCAACACCGGTATTTTGGGTTTTGCCACTGGCACTTTATTTATTGTCCTTCATGATAACTTTTGCGGAAAAACCGCCTATTCCTTTTCCTTGGATAGAAAAAAATGCTTTATTCTTTTTCATTTTTCCTGTAGTTGGTTTTATTCTGGGGAGTGCGGTACCTGCCTGGCAATTCATCTTTTTTCATTTGCTTAATTTTTTTATATTTGCTTTGTTGTGTCATGGCCGATTAATCCAAAGTCGTCCTCCTGCCAGTCAGCTGACAAGTTTTTATTTTTGCTTGGCATTGGGAGGCATGTTGGCTGGTGTTTTTAACAGTCTCATTGCGCCAAGACTTTTCAATGATGCTTATGAGTATCCCCTGGTTTTAGCGTTGGGAATGCTTTGTATTCCAAAAAATAAAACAAAAGGAATGACTCTTACTCCCCTTGTCGTTTTACTCCTATTGCTGATTAATTATTATTTGCCCAATTTGGGTTGGCTTGCGATAGTCAAGAAGTATAAAGTGGCCGAGTTTCTGTCCTTGTGTATGATTATGTGTTGGCCTGGCAACAGGATTACTCTTTTTGTCAGTGTATGTATTTTATTTGTATTTTTATTTTATCCCGGCTTGAAACATAGCACCATTTTATTCCAGCAACGTAATTTTTATGGTGTTAAGAAAGTTTCAGCCATACCGGGGTCTAATGTGTTAATTAGCCAAAATACAGTCCATGGCTTTCAATTGACTCATTTAGAAAAAATAGACCATGGTGCTTTAGGATACTATGGACCGTCTGCACAGGTGGTAAAGCTATTTCGCCAGCGAAAAGCACCCTTGAATGCCATGATTCTCGGACTGGGAACTGGCATGATGGCTTGTCAATATGAAGGGGATGACAAGCTAAGCATGGTGGATATTGACAAACAGGTCATCGAGATTGCTAAAGATCCGCGATTATTCACCTATTTAAGGGATTGTCCACCCCAGGTTTCTCTTGAAGAGGGAGATGGCCGTTTGGTAGTGCAAAATATTCCCGATAGCAGCATTGATATCCTAGTGATCGATGCTTTTTCGTCGGATTCGATACCGATTCATTTATTAACGCTGGAAGCTTTTCAATTATATTTAAAAAAAATTACACCGGATGGTCTCATTTTGGTGCATATTAGCAATCGTCATTTAAATTTATTGCCAGTGTTAACTGCTGTTGGACGACAACTGGATTTAATCGTACTTCATAAGTTTCAACCTGCTGATGCCAAGACTGGACAACTTGCCTCTGAATGGGGATTATTAACAGCCAATCAACAGTTTGCCATTTCTCTAATGCGCACTGCCGGATGGCGTTTCGTGACTGAGGGTGAAGAACACTTATGGACAGATGACTATTCAAATCTAATACCGTTGTTGAAATGGTAG
- the parE gene encoding DNA topoisomerase IV subunit B, whose amino-acid sequence MSDNYTAEAIEVLSGLEPVQRRPGMYTDTTRPNHLAQEVIDNSVDEVIAGFANQITVVLHEDGSVEVEDNGRGMPVDLHPQLGLSGVEVIMTRLHAGGKFSDKNYSFSGGLHGVGVSVVNALSERVDVTIKRNGIIYHMAFANGDKIQELNETGVTKKRDTGTIIRFWPNAKYFDTTKMSVKHLTHVLRAKAVLCPGLSMTFINKLTNEESHWCYEKGLADYLKQSLPSDYFPDEPFVGEFASEEATADWALAWSPTTHNGLSESYVNLIPTAQGGTHVNGLRSGLYDALSEFCELRNLLPRGVKLTADDLWEPCQYVLSVKMKEPQFAGQTKERLSSRQIANFVGNVVKDAFALWLNQHRSQGEIIAAFAIERAQKRLRQAKQVARKRISQGPALPGKLADCLQQDLSQAELFLVEGDSAGGSAKQARNKDYQAILPLRGKILNSWEVDSAEVLASQEIHDISVAIGVDPGSPDLSGLRYGKLCILADADSDGAHIATLLCALFLRHFKPLVQAGHVFVAMPPLYRIDAGKEVHYALDDEEKQTIIEKLSKTSKAKINVQRFKGLGEMNPMQLRETTMDPNTRRLIQLTLEDEEATLALMDMMLAKKRAADRKIWLETKGNLAEI is encoded by the coding sequence ATGTCTGACAATTACACAGCTGAAGCGATTGAGGTATTAAGTGGTCTTGAACCTGTACAACGCCGTCCCGGAATGTACACTGACACCACCAGACCTAATCACTTGGCCCAGGAGGTCATTGATAATAGTGTTGATGAAGTAATTGCAGGTTTTGCCAATCAAATCACTGTCGTTTTACATGAAGACGGCTCCGTTGAAGTTGAAGACAACGGTCGAGGGATGCCTGTAGATCTCCATCCACAACTTGGTTTAAGTGGTGTAGAAGTGATTATGACGCGTCTGCACGCTGGCGGAAAATTTTCAGATAAAAATTACAGCTTCTCTGGAGGCTTGCATGGCGTAGGGGTTTCTGTCGTTAATGCTTTATCAGAGCGTGTTGATGTTACTATCAAGCGAAACGGCATTATTTATCACATGGCTTTTGCCAATGGTGATAAAATTCAAGAACTTAATGAAACGGGTGTGACCAAAAAGCGCGATACCGGCACAATTATTCGCTTTTGGCCCAATGCAAAATATTTTGATACGACTAAGATGTCCGTCAAACACCTTACTCATGTTTTGCGGGCTAAAGCCGTATTATGCCCTGGACTCTCCATGACCTTCATTAATAAATTAACCAATGAAGAGAGCCATTGGTGTTATGAAAAAGGTTTGGCTGATTATTTAAAACAGTCACTCCCTTCCGATTATTTTCCTGATGAGCCTTTTGTTGGCGAATTCGCCAGCGAAGAAGCAACCGCTGATTGGGCACTGGCATGGTCACCAACAACCCATAATGGTTTAAGTGAAAGCTATGTCAATTTAATTCCTACCGCACAGGGTGGTACCCATGTCAATGGATTACGTTCAGGGCTTTATGACGCTTTGTCTGAATTTTGCGAATTGCGAAATTTATTACCAAGAGGTGTCAAGTTGACAGCTGATGATCTGTGGGAGCCCTGCCAGTACGTGCTTTCTGTCAAAATGAAAGAACCACAATTCGCGGGTCAAACTAAAGAACGTCTTAGCTCGCGCCAAATAGCCAATTTTGTGGGTAATGTCGTCAAAGATGCTTTTGCACTCTGGTTAAATCAACACCGCAGCCAGGGCGAAATCATTGCTGCATTTGCCATTGAGCGCGCCCAAAAACGCCTTCGGCAAGCCAAACAGGTAGCGCGCAAGCGTATTAGCCAAGGCCCAGCCCTTCCAGGAAAGCTGGCTGATTGCCTGCAGCAGGATTTAAGCCAGGCAGAATTATTTCTAGTAGAGGGGGATTCGGCAGGGGGTTCTGCAAAACAGGCGCGAAATAAAGATTATCAGGCTATTCTGCCATTACGTGGAAAAATTTTAAACTCTTGGGAAGTGGATTCTGCAGAAGTGCTTGCTTCTCAGGAAATACATGATATTTCTGTCGCAATTGGCGTTGATCCAGGGTCACCCGATCTTTCTGGGCTTCGTTATGGAAAACTTTGCATCCTTGCCGATGCCGATTCTGATGGTGCACATATTGCAACCTTGCTATGCGCGCTGTTTTTGCGTCACTTTAAACCGTTGGTCCAGGCCGGACACGTATTTGTTGCTATGCCCCCACTTTACCGCATTGATGCAGGGAAAGAAGTGCATTACGCGCTGGATGATGAGGAAAAACAAACAATTATAGAAAAACTGAGCAAAACCAGTAAAGCAAAAATTAATGTACAACGCTTTAAAGGGCTTGGTGAAATGAATCCCATGCAATTGCGCGAAACCACCATGGATCCGAATACGCGACGATTGATACAGCTTACTTTAGAGGATGAAGAAGCAACTTTAGCGCTTATGGATATGATGTTAGCTAAAAAAAGAGCAGCTGATCGTAAAATCTGGCTAGAGACAAAAGGAAATTTAGCTGAAATTTAA